Proteins co-encoded in one Ponticoccus alexandrii genomic window:
- the glmS gene encoding glutamine--fructose-6-phosphate transaminase (isomerizing), protein MCGIVGVLGQHEVAPIIVEALRRLEYRGYDSAGIATVHQGKLDRRRAVGKLVNLSDLLVHEPLAGLSGIGHTRWATHGAPSADNAHPHRSGPVAVVHNGIIENYKELRADLAEHGLTPQTQTDTETISMLAQHLLDKGLSPVEAAMQCIDRLEGAFALAFLFDGEEDLIVAARKGSPLAIGHGDNEMYVGSDAIALAPMTSRITYLEEGDRAVLTREGATITDTEGRRVNREMRTVQMDQTRIDKAGHKHFMAKEIAEQPVVLSDALAAYLTEAGIALPEPGVDFSKIDRLTMVACGTAFYACFTAKYWFEQLARLPVEVDIASEFRYREPPVIPGTTALFVSQSGETADTLAALRYCKDKADRILSVVNVAESSIARESDLALPIHAGVEVGVASTKAFTCQLNVLLLLAIKAAEDRGLLSPEARDDLLAALRTLPGVMNAALAHDNALERIARQLSQARDILFLGRGLMYPLALEGALKLKEISYIHAEAYASGELKHGPIALIDKTVPVVVMAPRDRLFEKTVSNMQEVMARGGKVVLITDAKGAEIAGQEAWHVIQMPEVPEILTPLLYALPAQLLAYHTAIAKGTDVDQPRNLAKSVTVE, encoded by the coding sequence ATGTGTGGAATCGTCGGCGTGCTGGGTCAGCACGAGGTTGCCCCGATCATCGTCGAGGCGCTGCGGCGCCTGGAATACCGGGGCTATGACAGCGCCGGCATCGCCACCGTACATCAGGGCAAGCTAGATCGCCGCCGCGCGGTCGGCAAGCTGGTGAACCTCTCGGACCTGCTGGTACATGAGCCGCTGGCGGGCCTGTCGGGCATCGGTCACACCCGCTGGGCCACCCACGGCGCCCCCAGCGCCGACAACGCGCATCCGCACCGCTCGGGCCCCGTGGCGGTGGTGCACAACGGTATCATCGAGAACTACAAGGAACTGCGCGCGGACCTCGCGGAACACGGCCTGACCCCCCAGACCCAGACCGACACGGAAACCATCTCGATGCTGGCGCAGCACCTGCTGGACAAGGGGCTTTCGCCGGTCGAGGCCGCGATGCAATGCATCGACCGGCTGGAGGGCGCCTTCGCGCTGGCCTTCCTCTTCGACGGCGAAGAGGACCTGATCGTCGCGGCCCGCAAGGGCAGCCCGCTGGCCATCGGCCATGGCGACAACGAGATGTACGTGGGCTCCGATGCCATCGCGCTGGCCCCGATGACCAGCCGGATCACCTATCTGGAGGAAGGCGACCGCGCAGTGCTGACGCGCGAAGGCGCAACCATCACCGACACCGAGGGGCGTCGCGTGAACCGCGAGATGCGCACCGTTCAGATGGATCAGACCCGCATCGACAAGGCCGGGCACAAGCACTTCATGGCCAAGGAGATCGCCGAGCAGCCTGTGGTGCTGTCCGACGCCCTTGCCGCCTACCTGACCGAGGCGGGCATCGCCCTGCCCGAACCAGGTGTGGACTTCAGCAAGATCGACCGGCTGACCATGGTCGCCTGCGGCACCGCCTTTTATGCCTGCTTCACTGCGAAATACTGGTTCGAACAACTGGCCCGCCTGCCGGTCGAGGTCGATATCGCGTCCGAATTCCGCTACCGCGAGCCGCCGGTCATTCCGGGCACCACGGCGCTGTTCGTCAGCCAGTCGGGCGAAACCGCCGACACGCTGGCCGCCCTGCGCTACTGCAAGGACAAGGCCGACCGCATCCTGTCGGTGGTCAATGTCGCCGAAAGCTCCATCGCGCGGGAAAGCGACCTTGCCCTGCCGATCCACGCGGGCGTCGAGGTCGGCGTCGCCTCGACCAAGGCCTTCACCTGCCAGCTGAACGTGCTGCTGCTGCTGGCCATCAAGGCCGCCGAGGATCGCGGGCTGCTGTCGCCCGAGGCGCGCGACGACCTGCTGGCCGCGCTGCGCACCCTGCCCGGCGTGATGAACGCCGCGCTGGCGCATGACAACGCGCTCGAACGCATCGCCCGGCAACTGTCCCAGGCGCGCGACATCCTCTTCCTCGGGCGCGGGCTGATGTATCCGCTGGCGCTGGAAGGCGCGCTGAAGCTGAAGGAAATCAGCTACATCCACGCCGAGGCCTATGCCTCTGGCGAGCTGAAGCACGGCCCCATCGCGCTGATCGACAAGACCGTGCCCGTAGTGGTCATGGCCCCGCGCGACCGGCTGTTCGAAAAGACCGTGTCCAATATGCAGGAGGTCATGGCGCGCGGCGGCAAGGTGGTGCTGATCACCGATGCCAAGGGCGCCGAGATCGCCGGACAGGAAGCCTGGCACGTGATCCAGATGCCCGAGGTGCCCGAGATCCTGACGCCTCTGCTCTATGCCCTGCCCGCGCAGCTGCTGGCCTATCACACGGCAATCGCCAAGGGCACCGACGTGGATCAGCCGCGCAACCTGGCGAAATCCGTGACGGTGGAATAG
- a CDS encoding pyridoxamine 5'-phosphate oxidase family protein, whose protein sequence is MAKQFPALTEDHRSFIAAQPLFFVGSAADTGRVNVSPKGMDSLRVMGPNRILWRNLTGSGNETAGHLARVNRITLMWCSFETRPLILRAYGSATVLHAQEPGFAEQDALFPPDPGARQVYDVAVDLVQTSCGYAVPFMDFVEDRRVLEGWAEKKGPDGVRAYWAEKNTATIDGFDTRLPADAD, encoded by the coding sequence GTGGCAAAGCAGTTCCCGGCCCTGACAGAGGATCACCGCAGCTTTATCGCGGCACAGCCGCTGTTCTTCGTGGGCAGCGCCGCCGATACGGGCCGGGTCAACGTCTCGCCCAAGGGCATGGATTCGCTGCGCGTCATGGGGCCGAACCGCATCCTATGGCGCAACCTCACCGGGTCCGGCAACGAGACCGCCGGCCATCTGGCTCGGGTCAACCGGATCACGCTGATGTGGTGTTCCTTCGAGACCCGGCCGCTGATCCTGCGCGCCTATGGCTCCGCGACGGTGCTGCACGCGCAAGAGCCGGGCTTTGCCGAACAGGACGCGCTCTTTCCACCCGACCCCGGCGCACGGCAGGTCTATGACGTGGCGGTCGATCTGGTGCAGACCTCCTGCGGCTACGCCGTGCCCTTCATGGACTTCGTCGAGGATCGCCGCGTGCTTGAAGGCTGGGCCGAGAAGAAGGGCCCCGATGGCGTCCGCGCCTATTGGGCGGAAAAGAATACCGCGACCATAGACGGCTTCGACACCCGCTTGCCCGCCGATGCGGATTGA
- a CDS encoding DNA alkylation repair protein: MRIDAALEALRAASDPAMAADMAAYHKAERVYLGTPNPAINDLTRDWRTALTPEDRVALAEGLWKSDIHEARIAAAKLLTQARIRPDAAVWALIADWVPQFDGWAVADHACSAGARRVMADLSRMDTVEGWTVSPDLWTRRAALVMTLPLAKLSFPKPAELEARERVLGWAAVYVPDREWFIQKAVAWWLRDLSKHDPDRVRAFLDTHGAGMKAFARKEAARLL, translated from the coding sequence ATGCGGATTGACGCGGCGCTGGAGGCGCTGCGCGCCGCCTCCGACCCGGCCATGGCCGCCGATATGGCCGCCTATCACAAGGCAGAGCGGGTCTATCTCGGGACGCCCAATCCGGCAATCAACGACCTGACCCGCGACTGGCGCACGGCCCTGACGCCGGAGGACCGCGTCGCGCTGGCGGAGGGGCTGTGGAAAAGCGATATCCACGAGGCGCGCATCGCGGCGGCCAAGCTGCTGACGCAGGCGCGCATCCGTCCCGACGCGGCGGTCTGGGCGCTGATCGCGGACTGGGTGCCGCAGTTCGACGGCTGGGCTGTCGCGGACCATGCATGCTCTGCCGGGGCGCGACGGGTCATGGCGGACCTGTCGCGGATGGATACGGTCGAGGGCTGGACGGTTTCGCCAGACCTCTGGACCCGGCGCGCGGCGCTGGTGATGACGCTGCCGCTGGCGAAGCTCTCCTTCCCGAAACCCGCCGAGCTGGAGGCGCGCGAGAGGGTGCTGGGCTGGGCGGCGGTCTATGTACCGGACCGGGAGTGGTTCATCCAGAAGGCCGTGGCCTGGTGGCTGCGGGACCTGTCGAAGCATGACCCGGACCGGGTCCGGGCCTTTCTCGACACGCATGGCGCCGGGATGAAGGCCTTTGCCCGCAAGGAAGCGGCGCGGCTCCTGTAG